The following is a genomic window from Polypterus senegalus isolate Bchr_013 chromosome 9, ASM1683550v1, whole genome shotgun sequence.
TTCATAGAAACTCGTGCAAATTCTCCTTGACGACTGCATCTCTTTTTCCTAATGTTAACATATTTCACATATACAGGCGCGCAGCTCAAGCTTTGCTTTCCGCGTTTGTTTGGGCGCGAGTGATTTATCTGTATCCGAGCAACCACGTTTACGCGGTGTCCTGGTGAGAGCTGTGCGCATGCGCGATTTTCTTCGCGCACCCAACAGGTATGGCAGATTGTGAGAAGACTCGCTGTGAGTTACAGGGCAACGAACACGCACCCAAAAGAGTCGTCGACGTGGACCTAATTAGCTACGAATACTTAGCCATCATTCATTTTAGAGCTACAACTTTGTGTTAAGACTCTCTTTAGCCTTCTTACATGTCCTGCACTGTACCCACAGTTTAATGGTTTATGTGTAATTGCAGTATACGTTACATGTGTACTGCCATCTCTTTTACTGTTAAACTAAATCCATGTCTGTATAGTTCTGTTTTGCACTTGCtacttatatttactgtatttacttatcttctgctactcttaataatttaatgtatttagttattttattcttattgcCTGTACATACAGTACTTCACTACCCCATTCACCCCTGCAACTCTGGCACAcgaatatcaacaacaacatttatttatatagcacattttcatacaaacagtagctcaaagtgctttacataataaagaatagaaaaataaaagacacaataagaaaacaaaataagtcaacattgattaacattgaataagagtaaggtccaatggccaggggggacaaaaaacaaaaaaaaaactccagacggctggagaaaaaaaaaaaatctgtagggattccagaccattagactgcccagtcccctctggtaattctaactaacataaatgaaacagtcctctttggatttagggttctcacggaaggacttgatgatgatggtcacgtagacttctgccttttaatccatccatcattgctggagcatcatgaagctttgagtaggtggaggtggcgcaggccaccaccacaaagaaacgggaaaaagaaacagaagagagagtaggggtcagtatggattttagagccaccatgaatagttattatgaagaattgaacatacagagtatcaggattaagttaaattgtgttaaattgaagttataaaaaggccatgttaaagtaatgtgttttcagcagtgttttaaactgctctactgtatcagcctggcgaattcctattggcaggctattccagattttaggtgcatagcagcagaaggccgcctcaccacttcttttaagctttgttcttggaattctaaggagacactcatttgaggatctaaggttcaGTATGCTCTTGTgctgtatgtgacaataaagatctctaatctaatctaatttttcttttttaaataatcagttGGAGCTTAGGATAAATCAAAGGTTCCTTTGTTTATGCCAAGGTACCCAGGAAGCCGAGAACAGTGggttaggaaaatgaatgaaacaatatttgttttctttgtatgaGTTTTACTAATGTTTACTCCCACCACTCAAAAGAAACTGTTATTTTGTAAAAGAATTGTGTCATTTCACAAAcatattgtgttattttgcagtATATATTGCATTGTTTCACAATACTTATTGTCTTATTTCAcaaaattattgcattatttcaagAAGATATTGATTACAGCTGCCACTATATAGCTTGTAATAAAATGATAACAGCAGAATATACGTTATAggcatatatctatatatatataattcactaaggcaagacaaccatggaaagcacgccggaagaggcgtggattcactaaaccgccaacaagtgagacacctatggcgcaccaactccaagaccattggatacgacgacaactcacatagccacgcccaccaacttagacacgacaacacagaaaaaccagcgtcatttatattcgtctgtcgtagaggtcacatgcagctccgacctacgttgactgttcatagaggcatgtttctcgtggaggtgaatcgccatatgcagcgtgtaaaactgtttgcgaggggtatcccatgggatccttaaaacattcctttacaactgaggttaaaacacaatgaagtaagcagtctttaaaaaacgagttttcggttacgacgcacgaccgcatgcaccatagcaaactgttttacacgctgcatacagcaattcgcatccgtaacaaacatgcgtcttcttagatgctacTGCACCTTGTACACACCCCCTTCCACCTTGCTgataccgtggtcgggtgtcttggtggattatatatagaaaggcagccaaatccacacagagcaatgaaaagtctacgtgagtcacaggtgcatctggactgtgcaaagacgacaacgactcgagtgacaagttggaggtgggcacatgagcaggcagtgtatactgaacgagaaatcagcagactagcatgacggagggagcggagtggatgtccttctcctctcctcccattccaccctccgtgcctgagcgccacatggacgattgtgtgttggttcgttccgtgcattggttaaaacccaatgaaggaggcagtctttaaaaaccaataagccctgtgcctctgtttcattaccgtctcacctgcttcaccaatgcaggccctgcaacagtcgagacgctctctcggcagctgaccttctctgtgcctgaccggttcacacagaagcaccacatgaccaggcagtgtgtatgcttcgagaacgagggtggacgcaacaggactatctaagaagaggcatgtttgtcacggatgtaaatcgctgtatgcagcgtgtaaaacaatttgtcacgaatgtgaatcgctgtatgcagcgtgtaaaacgctgtattgtatgttgccctctccagcgttgcatcttttcattcacctacagtcgtatacacaatgaagtgagcagtctttaaaaaccgagttttcggtgaCGACGCACGACCGCCGGCACcatgctacatacagtaattcGCATCTGCAACAAAcgtgcatcttcttagatgctcctgcactttgtacacacccccctcccacctcgctgctaccgtggtcgggtgtcttggtggattatatatagaaaagcagccaaaaccgcacagagcaatgaaaaatctacatgtgtcacaggtgcatctggactgtgcaaagacgacaacgactcgagtgacgagttggaggtgggcacctgagcaggcagtgcatactggacgagaaatcagcagactagcatgacggagggagcggagtggatgtccttctcctctcctctcgttCCACCCtgcgcgcctgagcgccgcacggacgattgtgtgttgattcgttccgtgcattgttacaatgttgcttttcttgctgatttattacattaccgatttttcaaatgttaattttctccctgtgcttaaaaattattaaaaaaccggcctaattatgcggcgtatgttacgccgcgggttggctagtttagttttaatcaggttaaaaGGCTGTAAGTTTCGTACAGGTGTTTTAGCACTGGCAAAGTGGTAgcgcagagctgtcattcctgcctcacaatgTCAGGGTCcacatggagtttacatgttctccccaggcATTTCTGAATTCATTGGTAGTAGTAAGTGTGCTTAACTGCATATGATTACCTGTTTAACGCTGaatattaattaagaaaatacatttataccttcatgtgctgtgaagtaaataacatccatctccTTTTTCCATCTCCAACGTGAGCATCCAGAGATTTGAAGTATGAGCCCTGGCTACCGCAccaccagatcacactgttttagtatATCTATACCAAATAGCTGGATTTAAAAGTAAACAGATACTTCATTTATAAAGTTATGTTACTGAATTGCACATTGCAAGTTCTTATAAGATTGGCAGTGCtgttgagccctgcaaaggagtgGCATACCATCCACCATGGTTGCTTATTGCCCTACTTCCATGTGCTGCTAGAATAATTAATCATTGgcaccctgtgaccctaaactagaCAGATTCAATATACCCCACAACCCATGCAAGCCTAAATATACAGCATATGTCTATACCTGTGGTTCAATGCTTGTCACTTGACTGGACACAACACACGTGCTTAACCTCTGACAGCCAGAGTACTCATGTGCCAGTTTTACCTGACCCCAGCATTCAATATCTTTGCGAAGTAATGcaataattattgtgaaataaagcaatttttttcTGAATGGCAAGAATAACTTTGCATATGAATCAAATAGAATTGTGTCATCGAGGgttagtttatttttaacaccAAGCTGCTGAAATAGGCCTGCAGTTACCTTGAATTGGAATATGTGCTGTTAAGAATGTTCTCTTACCTTTAGCCTGCACCAGTCACTTACTTTTataaagtaatacagtatattacacttAAACCCATTTAATACAATTCAAGGCTACAGGGGCTGGAGCCAATACTGGCAGCACTTGCTACAATGCAGAAACAGGCTGCCAATCCATCACAAGGCCCACGCATCTTCACACTAATATTCACAATGTGACAATCAATCCATCATccaccctgctatatcctaactaaagggtcaagggtctgctggagccaaacccagccaacacagggcgcaaggcacacacacaccaagcacacactaggcacaatttagaatcgccaatgcacctaacctgcatgtctttgaactgtgggaggaaaccggagtacctggtggaaacccacgcagacacggggggaacatacaaactccatgcagggaggaccatgggaagcgaacccaggtctccttactgtgaggcagcagcgctacccactgcgccaccatgccacaccCATGTACTGTAACAATCTGAAATCACATATCAACTTAACTAGCAcatcttttgggatgtgggaaggaaAACTCCAGTAGACGCATGGAAATACTGCACATGCCACAGAGATACCAACCAGGTACAGGATTTGACATTGGGCTTACGAGGTAGCTGTGCTAACCATTCCACCGCCCCCTTTTTAagtaaaaaactgtaaatatccTCAAACAAACTGGAATTCAAGTGGAAATTCAACACAAACCAAACATTTACAATGGTATTAATCTGTGACTTTCTAACGAAGACATCAACATATCACGGCACCATTTTAAGCTTTAGAGCCACAAACATCAGAGTGGTGCCCTATACCGGGTCGGTCTCCACCTCAAACCCAaagctgccaggacaggctttgACCCCCACAACGCTGCAATACCACAGCAAGGTTCAGaatatgaataaatgaatgaagggatgcacagagatcttttgaaaactTTAAGAAATAGAGGTGAAcgaaatgtgttttattagttaaagagaatacaaacaaaataatattacaatGACATAAAAACTGGTCCTGAACcatgaaactagaaaaaaaaaacaactggaaaATGAACTCTTTGTTTAACAATTTTTAACAGCATAAATGTATTACTTGAATCATTAACAAACAATCCTTGGTTTATTATAGAATATTGAAATTATACTTCTCAAACTGGTCAACTGCAAGCCAATAATGTCTCCTTAAATATAAAATTTGCCCCAAAGAACATTTTTGCAACAATTTACAAATTGGCCATTCCTATAATAGTCATATAAATCTTAACagtgaaatgacatttggaatgACTTTAACTAACTGACCGGTAACAGCCTTAACTTTTCATACAGCAGATGGCATGATTTTTGCATTCATTTGAAACTTTTTACTCTGATAAATCTAAATTTCAGCCTCTTTGTCAATCATAAATGGCCAGTCTGCTAAAGTGATCTTACATTGCTTCTTGTTTCTTGTTTTATGCACCCAAACATGTCTTCGAATGGCAACAGAAAATGCCATAGCTCGGCCAGACAACTCGGCCTGATGGCAAGACAACTGAAAAGTAAACTTCCCGATAAGCTGGAGTTCAGAAAGGATTGCTTGAGAACGTGGCACCGTGGTCTCCTCTGTGAGCTCACAAAGGAGCCTTTCCTGGTAATCGGAGAGATACCGAAGGTAGTTTGTGACCCTGACCAGCATGGCCCCTGTCTGGTAGACTTTTTCTGCAAGATTTTCTATGCCTTTAAATTTCTTATTAGATTTATCATTGTCCTTTAGTTCTCTTGTCTGAAACGTGCTAGGAACAAGCCTGCTCAGTGGAGGCATTTGAAAGTACAGATGGCCCTGGTTTTCACTTATTAGGTACAGTTTAGAATGCACATCTCGAAATGGCCTTGCACTTGCAGGGTGTGACCAAGTGCTCTGGACCAGACTTTCAAATTCTGGCACCATTTCTGGTCCAGTTCCATCTGAAACCACAATGCCAGCAAATTCTGATGCACGTCTAACTAGGCTCTGTAATTCACTTGACATAAGGTTAACATCATCAGGTGGGTTAGATGGCCGTAAATTCACTTCAGTGCTGCTAGCTGCACCATCATCAACAACAGTTAAATCAGGATCTCCATCTAAGTGCATGATATTGATTGGTAAAGATGGTGGACTGTCTTGGGTGGGAGTGCTTCCTTTTCTAAGATGAACAGTCTGATTTCCATAAGGACAGGATGCTTCTCTCAGACAAAGTTGGCCAGAAGGTGAGCCTTCACTTGCCCTTTGCTCTACAACACGGTCAACCCAAGCTTTCCATTGTTCCTGCATTGACTGTTCCTCACTATTTAAATGCTGCTGAATGACTTCTAACAGCTGAAACTGCTGAGACTGAATTATCtgtgaaaattcaaagaaaaggcGGGAGCTAAATCCTTCATATGGAGGTACTGGTGAACTCTGAGGCGAATCATCGATCTCGGATTGCCTGAAATTCTGGGAGTTAAATTCCCCCCAAAAATTCTTAATGTCTCCCAGGGGAAATGTACTGCTTGATTCCTCCTCTTCAGATAAAGCTGGGCTTATATGGATTTGCTTTGAGGTAGATAACACACTTGCATGTGTATTTTGTGAAGAAACAATGATAACCTgattttcatcttttcctttcttctctttaacatacatttttttcacgGCATAACCATAATTATGTTCAGTGTCCAGTATCCAATGAGGACAGCGTCTTTTGAAAACTCCACACCCCTGTTTTGAAACCTCCAACATATTAAAATTCTGActcaaacaagtatgtttttgaTTCTCATCAGACATTTGCTGGGGTTTGAAATAACTATTCTTGTGTGTTCTAAAAATAGACAACACATACAAAATTTGTGACAGTCTTTTAAAGATGTTCTATGGCTCCCACATAAATAGCATAGAAGTGACACAGAAGTAAACTTATTTACAGCAGTGATGGAGATACCTCTGAAAAGCCATGTACTCATTTTCATTTGCAGCCATGATTACTGAATCAGGCACGGTTAAgcaacatctaaaaaaaaaaaaaaaaaatgtaattaacacaTTTCATGAAGCCACAAAACTACAAAGTAAGGTATGAGTactaaaaaatatctttaatttATTAAGCATGGCTGGCGTTAGTTTCATCCTTATGCCTGACAGTGGTAAGATTTGGATGAAGGTAGTTTAAGAATGCTAAGCTACTCATTTACcttcttttttttatacaacctgttaattttaagtatggCTGGGACCTGTATCAAAACCCAACTGAGGctggagcaccagtccatcaaactgcttatttattttggaaaCCGCAGGGGCCCAGTGTTTAAGGCTGCTGTCCAAGCTCCACTGCACTGGATTTCAGTTCTAGGCAGGGCATTGTCTGTGTGAACTCTGCATGTTTAACTTCGCATCAGTAAGGCTTTTACCCCCAAATATGGGACCAAAACCGTTGCGTTTGAACACAGAAACTCCGTATCATTTGTGTGAGGACGGCCTACGATGGTCTCACCCCTGATGTTGCCCCAAATACCGCCGGCATCCCCGTGACCTCTAACGGTTTACGGAGGCGAGATAAGTAGTGGATGTCCGAAATCAAATAGTCCGTTTTTATATTATCGACTATGCCCTTAAAGGTAAAATCGTTTGATTCGGTAGCCTGCCAAGTTCCTACTCGTCTTATCCACTACAGCTCCTACACATTGGAAGCAAAAAAATAACCCGCTTCCAGAGAATTCCTACTTTGTTACAGACCAGATATGAAGCTCGTCGTCGACATCACACCAAATTGGAAAGTAAGGCATGCTCGTTTCCTCAGTGCGAATCTCAGTATAAAATAAGGATACAattcataaattaaattaaacacaggataagaaatgttaatttgtataaaataaaagcaaatagaCCTTGCTATTTATGAGAGGATCCATTTAACAATCGGTGTATTcatgatctgcggtgggctgcaATTGTATCCGACTGCAGGTCGCAGACTCGGCCCTCCACGCCCCTCTGGCTTTCCACGCCCCCGGCCTTCCGCGCCTCCTGCCTTCCACGCCACGCCCCCAGCATTCGCGTCCGTCCTCTAAATGGTCTACATGTACATCGCTTCcgttgaaaaactagtaaagTTGATTTACCATGTAACCCTAAAAGACGATATTAATAAAACTTCCTGCAATCACGAGGCAAGAATCCGAGATTCTCTTTATGGTATAAATACTCTCGtatttacttttagaaacaaaaaacagttttataatttatgagTCAGGATTCGATACAGCTAAAAGAAAGAGGGtaacatatttttagattaaggaaacaccatactaaatatgaatgtggttgctcTAACTGCTATTATAGTGCATTccatcattcaaaatatttgaaattatttttatggtaCTTTTGTACTAAACGCCATGTCTTGACATTATTTCTGGATCCtagtttaatatactgtaagaaaattccgttaataacattaaattatgttacaaaataaatgatgattaataacacaacataacaatcAACGGGCATTGAAGGTCTAAACTTTCGAGTTCTCAGTAAAAGAAACTTTTGAAACTGTTTGTATTGAGCAATTACTTAAATGATCCATCTTAATACAGTTCATGGGTACAttcatttccattgtctgtcttgaattgtgttttcttaattttgctcTACACTGCTGCTATAATGTTGGTAAATTTCAAGTGGAGTTATTATAAACTTTCAAACGTTtacctggtttttaattttagtgCATAATTGTTCTCCCATGGACCCTAACTTATAAGTATGTACTAAtcaaaaaaagtgaagcaaatctcATAGATTGCTTGATAGATATTATAtcgtttgtttttctaaagaaatgcaaaaatttgCACTGTTGAAAGTTGCACTTCCGTAAaccgtcttttttatttattttggaactgaactaacagattttaaacttaactttaaaaatgttttgtttgggtcgatgcaataattacaaatccattttttagtgattttaaatcctttaatcgcCATACAGTAtaccatttcttgtattaggaatttgtcatttgccgcataccccaacttactctccaaacgGAGATATACTTTATTGTAAATTAGATTACCGTTATTAGGTCATCGGTTTCACTGCTTGCTAAGGATTCATCTCTCCCCATAGTGTGTTCAGCTGTCTTTGACCactttgtgcctgtgtgtgtcgtcATCTCTGTTGCCTGATTTGGTGCAACGCCTGAATCCTACAAACTGCCCCCTAAACTGTGTCCCCTCTTGATCAGTTAAGGGtttttttgattctgtcagaccaagtattgttaccttaataaatgctagcttgatttctggttgtgttcctgctgccttgaaacacgctgtggtgcagaaacgtattataaaaaacaaaataaggaccctctaatgtgtcaagtttcaggccaatttctaaactgccttttttatctaaagtcttagaaaaagttgtcctaactcaaacatttctggatgaaaatagtattctggaaaaattccaatCCAGATGTTCTAGCAGCACTGAAACATCCTTGTTAAAGGTTAACAGTGACCTCTTCCCAATTACTAATCCTGGAGGTTCTGCCATTCTTGTACTGCTAGATCTTACCTCAGCTTTTGATGCCGTGGATCTTATGATTCTTATATCCTGCCTTGAGCAGTATGTAGGCATCCAAGGAAATGCCCTGAAATGGTTTAAATCCTATCTAAGAAATAGGAGCGTTTCTATTCATTTGGGTGAGTTCTCCtcctctgtagctcctcttaCTTGTGCGGTTCCACAGGGTTCCATCCTTGGACCAGTTCTCTTTTTGATAGGCATGTTACCTTTAGGTtccattgttaacaagtatggcttCTCTATACTGATGACACTTAAATATATTTGCCACTAAAATCAAAGCGAGAAAATACAGACCCTCCATGCGTGCTTGAATGATATAAAAACCTGGATGGCAATGcatcttcttaaactaaatgataataaaactgtgatcatggtttccaaaagtttggaaggcttgagtgtctctgatgttgctcttggaccccttgccatatacagtatgtatcataaagcttcagttagcCCAGGTATGATCTGTGACAGCTCATTCAAACTCGACAAACAGATAAATTGTGAGGTTAAATGAAGCTTTTTCCAGCTGAGACTTTAAGGTAaaggcctttctttctttctgtgatcTTAAAAAGGCCATCCAAgcttttacaacatctcatttgGACAATTGCAGTTCTTTGTATGTAGATGTTGGTCACGCCCTTTTACGACACCTACAACTATTCCACAACTTTGCTGTTCACTTATTGAATGGCTCTTGTAAGTGTGGCCATATTTCACCAATGTTGaccttgcttcattggcttctggtccatttcagaattgattttaaaattctatttgttgttttcaaatgtttgagtgGATCATCTTGCCTCTTGGAAcctcttcacttgtatgtgccaacaagagcCCTCCGGTCTACTAGCCCGATGCTCTTAGTTGTGACGAGGTCAAGGCTGAAACAAAGGAGGAATCGGGTGTTTGCTGTGGCTGCTCCTTTTCTCTGGAATGGCTCACCTTATTATGTTAGGTCTGCTccagcacaggccatttttaagtcatcattaaagtcttatttcttcttgccgccatttgaccctgcaagaggttgacattgtttgtatatgttggctcacgtacattcatgattagaaatatgtatgtatgtgtattttaagtttatcttttatgtaatggttggttattcTTGCAGTTTTCTGATGTGTACGTACAgcatatttgaactgcttctttaccctttcttgtacagcactttgattCAGTTCTGGCTGTTGTtggaaatgtgctttataaataaaaattgctttgccctgctttataaaacattattttaatacataacactaagtgcagatctgagacaatggactgtaaagatgaagttggtttgcaaaatgtattacaaaaaagttaaaaa
Proteins encoded in this region:
- the LOC120534937 gene encoding uncharacterized protein LOC120534937; amino-acid sequence: MSDENQKHTCLSQNFNMLEVSKQGCGVFKRRCPHWILDTEHNYGYAVKKMYVKEKKGKDENQVIIVSSQNTHASVLSTSKQIHISPALSEEEESSSTFPLGDIKNFWGEFNSQNFRQSEIDDSPQSSPVPPYEGFSSRLFFEFSQIIQSQQFQLLEVIQQHLNSEEQSMQEQWKAWVDRVVEQRASEGSPSGQLCLREASCPYGNQTVHLRKGSTPTQDSPPSLPINIMHLDGDPDLTVVDDGAASSTEVNLRPSNPPDDVNLMSSELQSLVRRASEFAGIVVSDGTGPEMVPEFESLVQSTWSHPASARPFRDVHSKLYLISENQGHLYFQMPPLSRLVPSTFQTRELKDNDKSNKKFKGIENLAEKVYQTGAMLVRVTNYLRYLSDYQERLLCELTEETTVPRSQAILSELQLIGKFTFQLSCHQAELSGRAMAFSVAIRRHVWVHKTRNKKQCKITLADWPFMIDKEAEI